ATAGAAATCACATCTCAGTTCAGGAACCAAAACTTTTGATAAAATTCagtgtgccttttttttttttatggagtcTGTGACCACTGGGAAAAGACCATAGGCCCAATCCAACTATAACTAGAGGATTTATTGATTATCTGCTAGCAGGATGATGTCTCTGAAGCAAACTTGAGCTTACTGTGAGAAGAGGTTTAAGGAAAGGGATTGTAAAGGCGAAAACCACAGGAAGAGCTTCGATatccacacaaacaaacaaacaaaaaacaggcccTGCTCTGCCATGCAAAGTGATCAAGGCAACCCAAAACAATCCTTGGGTTTCTGTCTAAGCAAGCCATAGCAGCCGTAAAAGAAGTTAGCCATATCATAACAGGTAGATGGTCAAGGTTGTACACTTCTGGGTTGGGGAATTCACTGAGTCCAGGGTTACCAGGAACTTATCTTCCAGGGACTGGAGTCAGAGAAAAATGGCTAGTGTTTCCTTTGGAAAGTTTTGTGTGGACTTTGAAGGaggaaaaatgtataaaatggcagccttctcaaataaaataattctttggaaaaaacCCCTGCCACCATGGAACCATAGTGTTGACTCTGCACACAGGAATCCCCACTGTGCCCTCCTGATTACACCAAGAACAGGAAAGTTAGGGATTTACTAACTGGGCACACCTGACCCCAAGTGTGAAACGCATGCAATGCAGATCCAGAGCCTGAGGCCATTAAGGAAAGAGTTCAGTTAATATGTGTAGATGATATAGTATAAAGGAAAAGGAGTTAGACACTTTTCCTTTTGGGAGTGTATGAGGGGAACAGACCCATACAACTTCACCCCATTACCATTTGGAGGTGTGCACAGCtatgggtgtggaggtcagaggacaaactcgGGTGTTGATTTTCAGGCACAGTCCACATTTTGAGAAACGGTCTCTTGGTGGCCTGTAACTTTGACATATGAGCAAAGCTTAGTGTGGTGCCTGACTTTCCCGTGGATTTCCCAGTTGAAAATCCAAACTGATGTCTCCAGGCTCCTGAGGTtgagcactttgctgactgagcttTCTTCTCCTCAGTTTCCTATTTATCGCCTTTTGAGCCTCCCAGAGTCCTGCCTTTCTCACAGTCTTCCTTCCTAGACCTCCTACAGATTCCAGGACTGGAGATCAAGGCCCTCCTCAGGCTGTTCATATGTGCCTTACATCACACATCTAAAAGGGTCACCTGAACTGAGTCACGCCCCTCAGCAATGGCTTTCCCAGCCCCGAGAGCCTTCTGCACATGTGCTCTGCCACCTCCTGCCTGGGCCCTCTCCATCTGTCTGGACAGTAGCAGAACTCCTGCATTGTCTGGTTTAGAAACCGTCTTTGCTATCAGAGCTTCAATTtgggctgggaatggaacctaggaCTTCACCCGTACTCGGCTAGCATTTTGTCTGTGTTACTTTTTGGCAGCTTCATTTTAAGTGTTTTCACAGAATGtcaatgtgtgtctgtgtctgtgtcagtgtgtACACATCTGCACGCATGCAGGAACTCAGGCCCATGAGATCAGAACTTTGGGTACGGGCacctcagtgtgtatgtgtgtgtgaaagaaaacaaaactccccagtgctgtgacccAATGTTCACAGTCAGCAAGCACCGGGTGGATATTAGAGAGTACCCTCTGAGGAGTCAGACTGCTCAGGTCCTCGGCATATCGCTCCATGCAGAAGGCAGTGAGGcactcctttctcctcttcacCCTCGGAAATATCATCAAAGTCAAAGTCTCTTGACCATAGACGTCTACTTGTCTCCAATTCCACTCATCTTCACTGGGGCCTGGCATGCAGGAGTTGCAAGGTGAGTCAGGTGAAAGGCTCGTCAACTGTGGTCCTGCCCCTTCATCCTGAATGTGGAGGAGGTAGAGAAAATATAGGATCTGTTGACCCAAAACCTTTGAAGGATGCACTGGCCCCTTCATGGTCCCATCCTTCGCTTTCCCTGTCCTGGAGACCAGTGCCCCAGGTGTTAAGGATATaagatctctttttaaaatttatttttatttaattaaccttcttttcatttattttacaaactgACCACAGTTTTGATGGTCGAGTTCTATGTGAGCTCTGTGCCCCTCACATCCTTGCCTGGTCCTCGTGCAGCTCAGGTGTGGCAGGTTAAGGTCCTTCACCACTATCTTCTTGAAGCTGACAACCCTCCACCTGGCCCCATCCTACCTCCACACAGGTGTAAGGCTTTTGGATCAGAAATCTCTGCAGGACCCACCCAGGGCCGACCCTTCACAGGCCCCATCCCTCCTAGTGTTCCCCACGAATCTGCTCTTCCCTGAGCCTCGTGCTCCTCGGTGAACCAGGCATAATCACATAGACCATGACCTTCCATGTGCGATCACCCTTGCTCGTCCACCCGGAGCTCAAGGTATGGCAGGTATAAGGCCTTTTTTCTTTCGTTATTTATTTTGCCTGTGCGTGTATATGTGGGGGTGCATGTGCCAAAGCGCAGGAATGGAAGTCAGAGAGTCCttaggagttgattctttcctccCACCAAGTAGGTAGGTTTCCGGAAGGGAATTCGGAGCCATCGCTCCAGGTTCAGATGTAAAAGGCCCTTTGATTGGAGATTTCCACATGCCAGCCCCATCCTTTCCTGCTGTCACTCTGGCCTTGTAGACCGGGCTGTACGACACTGTCACCATGGCCTCTCAAGGGACTGACTCTTCACCCTCCACCTGGTCTCTGCAGCCCCCACCCTGACTGACCCCTCTTTGTGCAGCTCAAGGAGATGCGACAGGTGTAACGCCTTTTGACCATAACCTGAGCGTGCGGCCCCTCCCTCATCCTCATGCTCTCCCAGGGCGCAGGCCTCGACAAGCCCCTCCCATCCAAGGCTCCGCCCCCACCGCGACCCAGCCTCTCACACTCAGGTGTGAAGTGTGTCAGGGATAAGACCTGTGCCCCATGGGCCTCTGCGCGCCCGCCCCACCCTCGCCTCGTGCCCTCCGCGTGCCCCGCCCTCCGAGGCTTGGCGCACCTGAGGCACAGCAGGTTCAAGGTCCTCGCCAACCCCGTGGCCTTGACGTGCCACCATGGACACAACGTCGCCTGCGTCCCCAGAGCCCTTCCTGGCCGTCCCGCAGGCTGAGGTGctgcaggagctgctgcaggcaCAGCTGGGGCCCCTGCCACGGCTGGCGGCCATCTGTAGGCTCAAGCGGCTGCCCTCGGGCAGCTACTCCACCATGGACGACTTGCATCTGGTGCTGGAGCGCAGGCGCGTGGCCAACGCCAAAGAGCGCGAGCGGGTGAGGGTCCAGGGCCACCTCACCCCCCAACCACCATGCCAGTGGGTGTTCAACACCCAACACCTGTGTGCGCCTTCGTGGCCCTCCTGGGTGACATCGTCTCCGCGAGTCTCGGTCACGGTCCCAGTGGCCTGGTTACACTGTGCCTTCCTGCAGCCGTGCCGTTAAGGGCCCGTGGGAGTGACTGACTCATCCGCTGGCCCTCCTGGATGGCGCAGGTCCAGCCCCTTGCCAACTGTGGACCCTGAGCTAGGACAGGTGCTTTACAAGCAGTGCACCCGAGCCTTGGCCTCACAGCCGTAGGTGCAGCTTGGGTACAAAAGGGGTCCTCTAGGCTTTTTCCCTGCCTGGTGCATCCTGGCCTcaaagggtgggtgggtgggggggggggggccctcgTGGAAGTTACTGttacttattaattttttaaactgtAAAGAGTCATCTGTTTATATCTTGTTTGAGCATTTTGgctgcacacatgtatgtgcattgtGTATGTACCTGGTGTCCAAGGAAGTCAGAAAGGAGGGGGTCAGGCTCCCTTGAACTAGAACTACGGGCTGTGTGGCTCCTGGAATTTAACCCAGGTGGtctgcaagaacaagtactcttaactgctaagccatctccccaacccaagttcctgttttgttttgttttgttttctttaattatgcccggcagtggtggtgcacacctttagtctcagcactcaggaggcagaggcaggcggacctctgtgagttcgaggccagcctggtctacaaagctacacagagaaacaccccccaaaaacaaataaataaaaattaaattatatgtatgtgcacctgaGTGCAGGGACTGAGCGAGGCCCCTAGTCAGCCAACTGATGTTGGGGCTGGAAACAGAActccgggtcctctgcaagggcaacacgtgctcttaatctctgagccatctttccagtcctctgAAGCTActtaaaggttttgtttgttcttgtttttgttgttgttatgggaTAGTACATGTGCaagtgtagaggccagaggacaatttcatGGAGTGGGTGCTCTCCTTCGATCTTTATATGGGATttgaggatcaaattcaggctgCCAGgttttgtggcaagcactttaagcCCTGGAGCCATCTCTTTGGCATACCCCCTCCATAACCTCTCCATAGCTGAATTTATGATGGGCTGTGTTTCGAGCGGCATCTGCTGATAGATTTTAGTATCGCAGGCAAAACTTGGCGCCAAAGAAGTCAGGGGAAGGCTTGGGCTCCTTTGGCTCTGGGTGATCTTTGGGCTTGGCAGTAGCAAAGGTGACCCTGGAGCAGGAActgaagagagaaagagtgaaGCACACCTTCAGGCCTACTATTTACTCCTAAGCTCCTCAGGCAAGCCCTTCAGAAATGAACGCCTGGAAATGCAGTAGGGGAAGGACCATGTGAGCAGAGGATGCCACAGAAGTTGGGGAAAGGATGGAGCAGGATGCCTTTTTCCAGGAGACACTAGAAATATAACCCTGTTTGATTTCAAGGCCACTATATTTTTACACTTTCATTTAGAATAGTAGGAGTCACACACACAGCCCTCTTCTGTGGTTTGGGGAAATGTCTGGGCAAGGTATCAGTGTATCACTGTGGCCTTTTGTTTTCTAGATAAAAAATCTCAACCGGGGCTTTGCCAAGCTGAAGGCTCTGGTGCCATTTCTGCCACAGAGCAGGAAGCCCAGCAAAGTTGACATCCTGAAAGGTGCAACAGAATACATACGGGTACTCGGCTGTGTTTTGGAAGGAGCAAAGGCCTCAGAGGTATAAATgtttaaacacttaaaataaagCCAGGTGTAGGGGTCTTACACCTAGgagactgaggtgggaagactgcTATGACTTCAAAGCCTTTCTATACTACAGAgggagacctggtctcaaaaaagtTAGTAATTTAGAACAGTAGTAGCCACCATTTTTTGAGCTATTTCTACCTGCCACGTGCCATGCTAGGCAATTTACAGAAAACAgttaacatttgttttatttgaaccTCACTTGGAGGAAATCAAAGTCTACATCATGGGCATTTAGATAAGTGTCGGGACTGGCTTTGAAGCCAGGCATGACCATATACCTGTAGCCTCCCTGGCACTGTCTAGGacacctgcctgctgcctgctggttTTTTAGGAATCTGATAACTGAAGCCCCAGGAGAGGTTCCCATCAGAGTTCTTTGTGGTGGCTGTTTCCTGCCAGATTAGCCACTAGACAGGACAGAAAGGGGTGATATGACTATCTGCTGACCATGCTTTATAAACTATGAGGCACCAGAGTGTCACTAATATCAGAAGGGTCAGTCATCTCAGAAGCACCCTGTAAGCAG
This is a stretch of genomic DNA from Cricetulus griseus strain 17A/GY chromosome 8, alternate assembly CriGri-PICRH-1.0, whole genome shotgun sequence. It encodes these proteins:
- the Figla gene encoding factor in the germline alpha; this translates as MDTTSPASPEPFLAVPQAEVLQELLQAQLGPLPRLAAICRLKRLPSGSYSTMDDLHLVLERRRVANAKERERIKNLNRGFAKLKALVPFLPQSRKPSKVDILKGATEYIRVLGCVLEGAKASEKQGPEEQTHSSRSSDPHVPSTREFLGNATQATSHASGLKKEEGPWAYGGHSEPLYTCQQSTAPVTRSYFIHQESDERFLLK